The nucleotide sequence aaaaaaaaaaaaaaaaaaagtcttaatgtatttatatatatatatatatttattttactttttttagGAACACTTGATTTGAAACATGTATCCAATTATTTGAgcataaaaaaattaatgtACAAATTAAAATGTTGTGGAGAAAGCATGCTGACAGTTGATGAAATGAAAGAACTAGTGATAATATTCTTAAAGAAAATATCAGACACTTATACGGATGATCAAACGAAATGGCTAGAACAAATGAAATCATCACAGGAACAACAAGGCAAAGCTTTGGAAGAAGCaatgaataaatatgaaaaaaacattttatttcatcatGCTGTAAAAGAACAACAAATTCTtcaaaatgataaaaaattaaatgaatgGAATGAGAATGTTGAAAATGCATACGAAGCACAACAAGAAATATTACGTCAATTTGAATCCAGCagaaaaaggaatatagatatatctttagaaaaaaataatgaattaatAATAGCTAAAGattatatagataaaatCAAAGAAGCTGCAActgataataaatatgacaattcaaaatgttttatttatccTGCTTCTTCTGCTCCATGTGGAGCGTGTACATCAGCAGGGGCAATAATTCATCATAGGCGATATAAAGAGCCAAGAcgaaaaaaagaatattcCCTATGcttataagaaaaaataaaacatataaataaataaatatatatatatatatatatgtacatataaaaatgtaatgATTATTAGTCTATCATAAAATGAAGAACTTATCCTAcattcaaaaaaaaaaaaaaaaaatatatatatatataaaatattatacataataGTTATGTTTAAATATCAACAATAAGTCACATTATATTGTCCCccatatgtatatatatatatatatatatatatatattttacatatacatTTGTACAGTTCATGAaaaattttcttataaatatgttaGAGTTTAATTATGTGAAATGTTTTAGTGAGatatttattcttattcTCCAAAttgttttgttttataatttttg is from Plasmodium gaboni strain SY75 chromosome Unknown, whole genome shotgun sequence and encodes:
- a CDS encoding putative G2 protein, which codes for MYKLKCCGESMLTVDEMKELVIIFLKKISDTYTDDQTKWLEQMKSSQEQQGKALEEAMNKYEKNILFHHAVKEQQILQNDKKLNEWNENVENAYEAQQEILRQFESSRKRNIDISLEKNNELIIAKDYIDKIKEAATDNKYDNSKCFIYPASSAPCGACTSAGAIIHHRRYKEPRRKKEYSLCL